TTTTATTTGTTGTTCTTTATGTAACATGAAGTTTGTTTTATCGCCGCAAACCATGAAATTAGGCAGGTTAATACATAAATTATTTGAAAGGATAAACTTTGAGCCGCAGGTTTTTTTTGAAACATATAACATGGATACTGGAATTGCAATGGCAAGCAAGGGATTGTGTGCCTCTTTCACTTTTTCAACGTTAAAACCGCAAAAGGACTATGGAGAGGTTCCTCTTTATATACCAATCATGGATAAAGATTTTACTGTATCTCTTGTAATAGCCTTTCCTCGACAACGCTATTTGAGTAGGGCGGCGTCTGCGTTTATTCAGATGAGCAGGGAGATACTGGGGCAGCGTAACCTATTAAATTGTTAGATATAACATCGTGCTTCACCTAATCGTTGCTAAAAAGGCCACTCGGTTAGGTGCCCTAAAATTCCGCAGGATCCACCAAATAGATATTGCCGCCTATCTCCTAACACGGCGAAATTTTTCCGTGAAACGGAAAGATAAACTAAATTTCTGACATAATTTGGTATCTTACTGAAAAAATATTTGAATTTTGGCAAACAGAAAGCTATGCATAGCCAGGTTAAATCCACAGCTAACTAGTCTCCGCTGAAAAACTCAAAGAATCCAGTAATAGCCTGCATAAATCTTTAAATTTGAAGTAAAATATACGTAGAAAATATACAGTTATCAGGAGAAAACTACGATAATGAAGCCAAAGACCACAGAAGAACCTCAGGATAGATTATTTCAAGACAGGCTCGAAAACATGATCAATATGGACCATGAACTCGTAAAACTGGGCGATAAAATAAACTGGAAGACCTTCGAGAGTACATTAGGCGAGGTCTACATTGCGAACAAAGGTCGCCCCGGGCTTCCGACAAGGCTTATGGTCGGCCTTCACTATCTCAAAGGTCTTCGCGATCTTTCAGACGAAGCGACAGTTATGGAATTCCTAGAAAATCCATATTGGCAGTATTTTTGATGAACATACT
The window above is part of the Cloacibacillus evryensis DSM 19522 genome. Proteins encoded here:
- a CDS encoding IS5 family transposase, with protein sequence MKPKTTEEPQDRLFQDRLENMINMDHELVKLGDKINWKTFESTLGEVYIANKGRPGLPTRLMVGLHYLKGLRDLSDEATVMEFLENPYWQYF